The DNA region ACCTGGAGGCCGATACCACTCAAGGCCATGATGCCGCCGAAGCTGATGGACAACTCTTTGATCTCTAATATGGACATAATGCTATCAAGCCCTCACGCCCCTCTGGGGCGCCACGAAGCATAAAAATGGATTCAAGGGGCGAGGGGTCGAGGATTCAAGTGAAAGACGTGTAATTTAAAACCCTTGAGCCCTATTTTCGAACTAAGCCCGCATCACCCAAGGGGCACCACGAAGGATGAAAATGGGTTTCGCCGACCCCCGACCCCTGAATGGGAGTTGGTTAAAATAAGGATTTATGAATTACGTAATCGGTAACCGGTACGTGCTTGCCTTTTTCAGCATGTAAAAGCCGTGATCCATTGACACCATGGTGTCGGGTCGGGGAGAAGGTCATAGGGGCACCGATCCCTTCGGGCTTCCAGTTCTTGATCATTTCCATCCCTTTGATCAGACTTTCCTGGGTAAGATTCCTTCCGGCATTCTTTAAACCCTCTACCAGGGTTATCATGGAGACCGCTCCAAAGACAGCCAGATATTCCTTGCCGGCCAGTTTGGGTTCATATTTTTTAAGGATGTCGGATACCCGGTCCATGGCCGGTTCTCCCGGGACGCCAACCTGACCGGCCCCGGCCGGATAAACCCCTTCCCAGACATCGGCCCCGGCCACATTATACATAATGGGGTCGCCCACCGGAAAACTCCCTACGGCTTTGGGCCGATAGCCTATCTTGGCCATTTCCTTGAGGATCAGGGCGGCATGGGTCATGGTGGGATACATGAAAATGGTATCGGCCCCGGATTCCTTAAGCTTCTGGGCATGGGTGCCCATGGTCCTTTCCGTGACTTCATAGGGGATGGCGACCATCAGTTCGGCCTTGCCCGGATTCTTGGACAGGGCCATCTTTATCCCTTCCAACCCCATTTTACCATAGTCATCATTCTGGTAGAAGACGGCCAGCTTTTTAGT from Deltaproteobacteria bacterium includes:
- a CDS encoding ABC transporter substrate-binding protein, which translates into the protein LKDDGYNPARAMANLTEMKGKVFAVNALLGTAVVNACKDFFFENKIPIIDAYGDDRIWAKYPKEKHKYIIVSYTDYEDEAQFLGTHAIKNLGTKKLAVFYQNDDYGKMGLEGIKMALSKNPGKAELMVAIPYEVTERTMGTHAQKLKESGADTIFMYPTMTHAALILKEMAKIGYRPKAVGSFPVGDPIMYNVAGADVWEGVYPAGAGQVGVPGEPAMDRVSDILKKYEPKLAGKEYLAVFGAVSMITLVEGLKNAGRNLTQESLIKGMEMIKNWKPEGIGAPMTFSPTRHHGVNGSRLLHAEKGKHVPVTDYVIHKSLF